From the genome of Papaver somniferum cultivar HN1 chromosome 2, ASM357369v1, whole genome shotgun sequence, one region includes:
- the LOC113352479 gene encoding protein FAR1-RELATED SEQUENCE 2-like has translation MELLKKTYCEVIDVVGDSPVFTYHIQEEKWIPKPKEEENACLESTDLESTPENACLESNVLESIPETPSEDEKEKIMVRVIYKVSFQKDDCKFECSYHNFKFRGIVCRHVIMVLHCNDIFVLPEKYLLQRWRKDVKRLHTDMQYSSDAWKLTPKQKRYNELFNSFVVLADAASSNDVKFADIKKWIQAQLKVSNFNEESTCKLNATVENTNSPPIESKNIPNPPAAPKKGRPKENTPKAKVYTKNQEKKKKMQR, from the coding sequence ATGGAGTTATTAAAGAAGAcatattgtgaagtgattgatgttGTTGGTGATTCCCCCGTGTTTACGTATCACatacaagaagaaaaatggatacCAAAGCCAAAGGAGGAGGAAAATGCTTGTCTTGAAAGTACCGATCTTGAAAGTACTCCTGAAAATGCTTGTCTTGAAAGTAATGTTCTTGAAAGTATTCCTGAAACTCCAtctgaagatgaaaaagaaaaaattatggtAAGAGTTATCTACAAGGTGTCATTTCAAAAAGATGATTGTAAATTTGAGTGTAGTTATCATAATTTTAAGTTTCGGGGTATTGTATGCAGGCATGTGATTATGGTGTTACATTGTAATGATATATTTGTGCTTCCAGAAAAATACCTTTTACAAAGATGGCGAAAAGATGTGAAACGATTACACACAGATATGCAATACAGTTCTGATGCTTGGAAATTAACTCCCAAACAGAAGCGATACAATGAGTTATTCAATTCCTTTGTTGTGCTTGCAGATGCAGCGTCTTCAAATGATGTCAAGTTTGCAGATATTAAGAAATGGATACAAGCGCAATTGAAGGTCAGTAATTTCAATGAGGAGTCTACTTGCAAGTTGAATGCCACTGTGGAAAATACTAACTCTCCACCGATTGAAAGTAAAAATATCCCTAATCCACCCGCAGCACCAAAAAAAGGTCGTCCTAAAGAAAACACACCTAAAGCTAAAGTGTATACTAAAaaccaagaaaagaaaaagaaaatgcagAGGTAA